A window of the Bacteroidales bacterium genome harbors these coding sequences:
- a CDS encoding GEVED domain-containing protein yields MAVSQTNNPTSWSWTYNGGTPDSKTVDRHITVVPAGSYCESHSTSNAVEWIKNVVVGSFSNPSGASLYSDFTGLTVNLSPGSAYSFTLPPFTTSQRNFWRIWIDFNADGDFDDSGEQVFAANNKKGNATGTITMPATASGQTRLRVTEKTGGSPTSCEVFTNGEVEDYTMSFASGPVSATMQNKLMLELYPNPASDMLNIVLSGHGEKVNIKVTNAFGQVIDDFNVTTDRTSLNLNSYLKGIYYIGADDGSQTTLKKFIRE; encoded by the coding sequence GTGGCCGTATCCCAGACAAACAATCCGACCTCGTGGTCGTGGACATATAACGGAGGTACACCGGATTCCAAAACTGTCGACCGGCACATCACCGTGGTTCCGGCAGGGAGTTACTGTGAATCGCACAGTACAAGCAATGCCGTGGAATGGATTAAAAACGTGGTAGTTGGCTCATTCTCCAATCCATCAGGTGCCTCGTTGTATTCTGATTTCACCGGTCTGACGGTAAACCTGAGCCCGGGCTCAGCATACAGTTTTACACTGCCTCCCTTTACAACTTCCCAGCGGAATTTCTGGAGGATCTGGATCGATTTCAATGCAGATGGAGATTTTGATGATTCAGGCGAACAGGTCTTTGCCGCAAACAACAAAAAAGGCAACGCCACAGGAACGATCACCATGCCAGCCACTGCCTCGGGACAGACAAGATTGAGGGTCACGGAAAAGACTGGAGGCTCCCCCACGTCTTGTGAGGTTTTCACCAACGGCGAAGTGGAAGACTATACCATGAGCTTTGCCAGCGGACCGGTCTCTGCAACCATGCAAAACAAGCTTATGCTTGAACTATACCCCAATCCTGCCTCCGACATGCTGAACATCGTACTGTCAGGCCATGGTGAAAAGGTCAATATCAAAGTAACTAATGCCTTTGGACAGGTCATCGATGATTTCAATGTGACGACGGACAGGACATCGCTGAACCTGAACAGCTACCTGAAAGGCATCTACTACATAGGTGCAGACGATGGGAGCCAAACCACACTGAAAAAGTTTATCAGAGAGTGA
- a CDS encoding FISUMP domain-containing protein, which translates to MNRTVITLLIFLLTTGLLLAQAPQAFNYQAVIRDKAGQVLSNQNISLQVSILQLAANGSEVYREIHSVTSNELGLINIEIGKGKNPTGTLSTIDWGSGSHFLKMEMDMEGGSHFELMGVSQLLSVPYALYAEKAGSNDREADLDWEIIGNDVVTGHGGSYPIGNVGIGNNAPGSLLYVAKNTGEPTITIRNLGGGGGATYSMVDDLSGANWKFKATTYGGFKIRDQANALDVLTMEPNSAANTLYIKTGGNVGIGKNPPAEKLDVAGKIRSDQGFNVNGTNGLYDTTNQVTAFDAVNDKLKYRTIIHNGGILIYSSAESGWVDTVIDFILPPFECGDILFDSRDGKTYATVLIDTQCWMAENLNIGTKINSTQSGSQQQDNGTIEKYCYNNDEANCDIYGGLYEWPEAMQYAVTQRSQGICPVGWHVPSDSEWKTLEGSVDSQHPMGDPEWNQVSWRGYDAGGNLRETGTDHWTGPNNGATNSSGFTALPAGIRGGGGDFFVLNSSCYFWNSTSVDTTESWNRHLTSIKNNGVFRGYYPLECGKSIRCLKDCLPAPSQADAGPDQLYIPGTIITLAGNIPDSGSGLWQIVSGTGGVLVNPSSPTSEFQGLAGMEYTLIWTISTICGSTEDILLISFMAETGQPCLGIPTVTWGAQVYNTVQIGTQCWLRENLNLGIMIPSTAGGSQQTDNSIVEKYCYGNNPYYCTIYGGLYEWPETMQYVTTEGAQGICPPGWHIPTDNEWKILEGTVDSQYPVGDPEWDGIGLRGLDAGGNLKEEGTTHWYSPNEGANNSSGFTGLPGGNRINSNGGFSYRSFHGFFWSSTHLGPPLAWYRRLTFDSDDVERLGEPKEFGFSIRCIKDAN; encoded by the coding sequence ATGAACAGAACAGTAATAACTTTATTAATATTCCTATTAACCACCGGACTTCTGCTGGCACAGGCACCGCAGGCCTTCAATTATCAGGCAGTGATCAGGGACAAGGCAGGTCAGGTTTTATCCAACCAGAACATCAGTCTGCAGGTCAGTATTTTGCAATTAGCTGCGAATGGTTCGGAGGTATACCGGGAGATCCATTCTGTTACTTCCAATGAACTTGGGTTGATCAATATTGAAATTGGTAAGGGTAAAAATCCCACGGGTACACTTTCCACTATCGATTGGGGCTCGGGGAGTCATTTCCTGAAAATGGAGATGGATATGGAAGGGGGAAGTCATTTTGAGCTGATGGGAGTTTCCCAGCTATTATCAGTCCCTTATGCCCTGTACGCTGAAAAAGCAGGTAGCAATGACCGGGAAGCAGACCTGGACTGGGAAATCATAGGCAACGATGTGGTGACGGGTCATGGAGGCAGTTACCCGATCGGGAATGTCGGCATCGGGAACAATGCACCAGGATCTCTGCTTTACGTTGCAAAGAACACAGGTGAGCCAACCATTACGATCCGCAACCTGGGAGGTGGCGGTGGTGCTACGTACTCAATGGTGGATGACCTCAGTGGGGCGAACTGGAAGTTCAAGGCGACGACCTATGGTGGATTCAAAATACGTGACCAGGCCAATGCGCTTGATGTGCTGACAATGGAGCCAAATAGCGCGGCGAATACGCTTTACATAAAAACGGGTGGCAATGTCGGCATTGGGAAGAATCCACCGGCAGAGAAGTTGGATGTTGCCGGAAAGATACGATCTGATCAGGGATTCAACGTCAATGGCACAAATGGCCTATACGATACGACAAATCAAGTGACGGCTTTTGACGCAGTCAATGACAAGCTAAAATACAGGACTATTATCCACAATGGTGGTATCCTGATCTATTCAAGTGCCGAATCGGGGTGGGTTGATACTGTTATTGATTTCATTTTACCACCCTTCGAGTGCGGGGACATACTGTTTGACAGCCGTGACGGGAAGACCTATGCCACGGTATTGATCGACACCCAATGCTGGATGGCAGAGAATCTGAATATAGGAACCAAGATCAACAGCACCCAAAGTGGATCTCAGCAACAGGACAATGGAACCATTGAAAAGTACTGTTACAACAACGATGAAGCGAACTGTGATATTTACGGTGGCTTATATGAGTGGCCGGAGGCGATGCAATATGCAGTAACACAACGTTCACAGGGAATATGTCCTGTAGGCTGGCATGTCCCGTCCGACAGTGAATGGAAAACCCTTGAGGGTTCCGTTGACAGTCAGCATCCAATGGGGGATCCTGAATGGAACCAGGTTTCGTGGAGAGGATATGATGCTGGGGGCAATCTCAGAGAAACGGGGACAGATCATTGGACCGGGCCCAACAATGGCGCCACGAATTCCAGTGGATTCACAGCCCTTCCTGCAGGAATACGTGGTGGCGGTGGAGATTTTTTTGTCCTTAATAGCAGTTGTTACTTTTGGAATTCCACATCCGTCGACACCACTGAATCTTGGAACAGACACTTAACTTCGATTAAAAATAACGGCGTTTTCCGGGGCTATTACCCTTTGGAGTGCGGAAAGTCCATTCGTTGCCTTAAGGATTGCTTACCAGCTCCTTCACAAGCTGATGCAGGGCCTGATCAGCTGTATATTCCAGGAACCATAATAACCCTGGCAGGTAACATTCCAGATTCAGGTTCCGGACTCTGGCAGATTGTAAGTGGGACCGGTGGAGTTCTTGTAAATCCTTCAAGTCCGACCAGTGAATTTCAGGGTCTGGCAGGAATGGAGTACACACTTATCTGGACGATCAGTACGATCTGCGGAAGTACAGAGGATATATTATTAATTAGTTTTATGGCAGAAACCGGACAACCATGTCTGGGTATACCCACTGTGACCTGGGGAGCCCAGGTGTATAATACGGTGCAGATTGGTACGCAATGCTGGTTAAGGGAGAATCTTAACTTAGGCATAATGATCCCCAGCACAGCCGGTGGTTCCCAGCAAACGGATAACTCAATTGTTGAGAAATATTGTTATGGTAACAATCCATACTACTGTACCATCTATGGCGGACTTTATGAATGGCCGGAAACGATGCAGTATGTGACGACGGAAGGTGCACAGGGTATTTGTCCACCTGGTTGGCATATTCCAACAGACAATGAATGGAAGATTCTTGAAGGTACGGTGGATAGCCAATACCCTGTTGGAGATCCGGAATGGGATGGCATAGGGTTAAGAGGGCTGGATGCAGGCGGTAATCTCAAAGAAGAAGGAACAACGCATTGGTATTCACCGAACGAAGGGGCCAACAATTCCAGCGGGTTCACAGGTCTTCCAGGGGGCAACCGCATCAACAGCAATGGGGGCTTCAGCTACCGTAGCTTTCACGGTTTCTTCTGGTCATCAACTCATTTAGGTCCACCCCTTGCCTGGTACCGAAGGTTGACATTCGATAGTGATGACGTAGAAAGACTCGGGGAACCTAAAGAATTTGGATTTTCCATCCGTTGCATCAAGGATGCCAATTAG
- a CDS encoding FISUMP domain-containing protein, translating into MKKVILTFVFTGLLICTLVTAQVPQAFKYQAVIRDKAGQVLSEQNINLQITILQSNANGPEVYREIHPVTTSELGLVNIEVGHGKALTGSMPSIDWSTGSHFLRVEMDQAGGTDFELMGVSQLLSVPYALYAEKSGSGTREADLDWEIIGNDVVTGHGSGYPIGNVGIGNNAPGSLLYVAKNIGEPMITIRNLGGGGGATYSMVDDLSGANWKFKATTYGGFKIRDQANSLDVLTMEPNSAANTLYIKTGGNVGIGKNAPAEKLDVTGRVRSDQGFNVNGTNGLNDTINQVTAYDFANEKLKYRTLIYTGGILTYTSPESGWLNSVGDFITPFECGNPFWDDRDGQSYNTILIGTQCWMAENMNVGKMINATTYGYQQTDNDTIEKFCYNNDINYCNVYGGLYEWNEAMQYVMTEGVQGICPSTWHLPTDDEWKILEGTVDSQYPVGDPIWNTQGGRGLDAGGNLKETGTTHWVSPNTGATNSSGFTALPGGGRGGPTFDLCGWQSNFWSSSLVLGTDYAWSRRQFSSLAQTDRNANTKPNGLSVRCLRND; encoded by the coding sequence ATGAAAAAAGTCATCCTTACATTCGTATTCACAGGGCTATTGATTTGCACCCTTGTTACAGCCCAGGTGCCTCAGGCCTTTAAGTATCAGGCAGTGATCAGGGACAAAGCGGGACAGGTACTGTCTGAACAGAACATTAATCTGCAAATTACAATCCTGCAATCCAATGCGAACGGGCCGGAAGTATACCGGGAAATCCATCCCGTTACCACCAGCGAACTGGGACTGGTAAACATTGAAGTCGGGCATGGCAAAGCACTTACAGGCAGCATGCCCTCTATTGATTGGAGCACCGGTAGCCATTTTCTGCGTGTGGAGATGGATCAGGCAGGTGGGACTGATTTTGAACTAATGGGTGTTTCGCAGTTACTTTCTGTTCCATACGCACTGTATGCCGAGAAGTCAGGAAGCGGGACGCGGGAAGCAGACCTGGATTGGGAAATCATCGGCAATGATGTGGTGACGGGTCATGGCAGCGGTTACCCAATTGGAAATGTTGGTATTGGCAATAATGCACCTGGTTCTCTCCTTTATGTCGCAAAGAACATAGGAGAGCCAATGATTACTATCCGTAACCTCGGAGGTGGCGGCGGGGCGACCTACTCAATGGTGGATGACCTGAGTGGAGCCAATTGGAAATTCAAGGCGACAACTTATGGTGGCTTTAAGATCAGAGATCAGGCCAATTCACTGGATGTTCTTACGATGGAACCTAACAGTGCGGCGAATACACTGTACATCAAGACGGGTGGCAATGTCGGTATTGGCAAGAATGCACCGGCAGAGAAACTGGATGTTACCGGCAGGGTGAGATCTGATCAGGGATTCAACGTCAATGGTACGAATGGTTTGAACGACACAATAAACCAGGTAACCGCTTATGACTTCGCAAATGAGAAACTGAAATACAGGACACTAATCTATACAGGTGGAATATTGACGTATACAAGTCCTGAATCGGGTTGGTTAAACTCAGTGGGTGATTTCATCACACCATTCGAATGTGGAAACCCATTCTGGGATGATCGTGACGGGCAATCCTATAATACGATCCTTATTGGCACGCAGTGCTGGATGGCGGAGAACATGAATGTGGGAAAAATGATAAATGCCACCACTTATGGATATCAACAAACGGACAATGATACAATCGAGAAATTTTGTTACAATAATGATATTAATTACTGCAATGTATATGGTGGCTTATACGAATGGAACGAAGCAATGCAGTATGTAATGACTGAAGGAGTTCAAGGTATATGCCCTAGTACCTGGCATCTTCCTACGGACGATGAATGGAAGATCCTTGAAGGCACCGTGGATAGCCAGTACCCAGTCGGGGACCCAATATGGAATACTCAGGGAGGGCGTGGTCTGGATGCAGGTGGCAACCTCAAGGAGACAGGGACAACCCACTGGGTTTCGCCTAATACAGGTGCCACTAACTCAAGTGGATTTACAGCTCTTCCTGGTGGGGGCCGCGGTGGTCCTACCTTCGATCTCTGTGGATGGCAAAGTAACTTCTGGTCCTCGTCATTAGTGCTTGGCACAGATTATGCCTGGTCCCGACGTCAGTTTTCGAGCTTAGCTCAAACAGATCGAAATGCTAATACCAAACCGAATGGTCTTTCTGTACGGTGTTTAAGGAACGATTAA
- a CDS encoding T9SS type A sorting domain-containing protein, producing the protein MKQLYLPLLLITGTILFSKGQSLIPDVVASAGDIFTGKHSSLEWTLGEVTIETISSETSLLTQGFHQSYLQVLKVNAPEDPLVNVLVYPNPVNDLLTIEITTAEKNPQFKLELFDFVGQRMHDQVIETQTHKEQLDVSSFSSSFFVLRVINLRSHTTESFKIYKVKF; encoded by the coding sequence ATGAAACAACTTTACCTTCCTCTTTTACTGATTACTGGCACAATCCTGTTTTCCAAAGGACAATCCCTGATCCCCGATGTCGTTGCCAGCGCAGGGGATATCTTCACCGGTAAGCATAGTTCACTGGAATGGACACTTGGAGAGGTAACCATTGAAACCATTTCTTCCGAAACCAGCCTGCTGACGCAGGGATTTCACCAGTCGTATCTCCAGGTGCTGAAAGTCAATGCACCAGAGGATCCCCTGGTGAACGTACTGGTCTATCCTAATCCTGTGAACGACCTGCTGACCATCGAGATCACCACTGCAGAGAAAAATCCGCAGTTCAAACTCGAGCTATTCGATTTTGTGGGTCAGCGGATGCATGACCAGGTTATCGAAACGCAGACCCATAAGGAGCAGCTGGATGTAAGCAGTTTCAGCTCCTCGTTCTTTGTGCTGCGGGTCATCAACCTGAGATCACACACGACCGAATCATTCAAAATCTATAAAGTTAAATTCTAA
- a CDS encoding DUF4440 domain-containing protein: protein MKTLVRFACVALFLLTTTSLFAQEWTTAQKEVWQVVENYWDNLKAGHVDPSPIPFHEKYQGWSTTEPLPINKDQAIQMFQPLKDTWKIMDCMINPARIAVVENAAVVHYYFHFTLSITAGAEKTVTNMRGKYTEFYVRENGKWMCLGDMTVYEEE, encoded by the coding sequence ATGAAAACACTAGTTCGATTTGCATGTGTTGCATTGTTCCTCCTGACCACCACCTCTCTGTTCGCCCAGGAATGGACTACGGCGCAGAAGGAGGTATGGCAGGTAGTCGAAAACTACTGGGATAACCTGAAAGCCGGCCACGTTGATCCGTCACCTATCCCATTCCACGAAAAATACCAGGGATGGTCCACAACGGAACCGCTGCCGATCAACAAAGACCAGGCGATACAGATGTTCCAGCCCCTGAAGGATACCTGGAAGATCATGGACTGCATGATCAATCCCGCACGGATCGCGGTGGTGGAAAATGCAGCAGTGGTGCACTATTATTTTCACTTCACGCTGTCCATAACGGCCGGGGCAGAGAAGACCGTGACGAACATGCGCGGCAAGTACACGGAGTTCTACGTCAGGGAGAACGGCAAATGGATGTGCCTTGGGGATATGACGGTGTATGAAGAGGAATAG
- a CDS encoding FISUMP domain-containing protein, translating into MKRIILSFIFTFTAGLLLAQVPQAFKYQAVIRDKAGQVLSNQEVTLQITILQSHMNGPEVYREIHSVATSELGLVNVEVGHGKALTGSLPAIDWSTGSHFLRVEMDQAGGTDLELMGISQLLSVPYALYAEKSGSGTRDADLDWEIIGNDVVTGHGGSYPIGNVGIGNNAPGSLLYVAKNMGEPMITIRNLGGGGGATYSMVDDLSGANWKFKATTYGGFKIRDQANSLDVLTMEPNSAANSLYIKSGGNVGIGTSNPDNSALVELSSTSRGFLLPRIALTAISSKDPITNPAVGLLVYNTETAGIPPNNVIPGYYGWNGSKWISVAAPPGIQTGEMLYWDGVQWISLSPGPEGKTLTICDGVPIWGSCPNIPLVSTSDVAKISLSSALIGGTADMEGELEITERGVYWSVQTNPEITGVKIAIGEGTGSFSHHLTGLAPGTSYYVKAFAMSDSGISFGSNRKFTTLTDLVLDKISGYVQKGPFINGTSIVMFELDPIDLHQTGESYTTQIKNNRGLFEIDNLLLSSNFVEFSANGYYYNEVNGSISPSMLNLFTISDISDLSQINVNILTHLEKSRIEYLFEHDSSFIIAKKQAQQEILAIFGMEDIEIDDSETLDISVDGEGNAILIAISVILQGNRTVGALTELMANIITDIRPDGILDDQGILASLRNSTLALDLNQIRYNLVSRYQYLGVSATIPDFETYVNLFLASTGTEPSAVTSSATNITTSTALLNGLVDPGSDSTTVIFEYGNTPELGLSTTAEQNPVIGSTQIPVFATITGLDPGTTYYFRITAENGYGSSIGEISIFNTTITSFSGTVQDFDGNIYQTIGIGYQEWMAENLKTTHYQNGVAINSTWNSPEGSYCWYNNNIDYKNAYGALYNWFAATNENGLCPEGWRVPFDSDWSQLVSYLVDNYNITNNNNDPNGVGNNLKSCLQAVGSPVGEECNSLEHPRWEPNVTHHGNDNFGFSGLPGGYRTGEFSYVGMSAGWLSTTISNNSYIWSRMLYYDDGSITRDQNFNNTFGLSVRCLKIDQGSGGTSDISTEDVSVITSNSAESGGDITSDIGINVIARGVVWSTGQNPTIYLNQGITQDGSGSGTFTSSLTGLSPFTTYYVRAYASDTSITMYGNQVSFTTLPEIDYGAGVTDVDGNSYVTVIIGDQEWMAENLKTTLYRDSTPIGTTWYIDQDAYCWYMDNSNYKNAYGGLYNWFAATNSHGLCPQGWRVPFDSDWEQLIHYLMVEYGYTNDDDDANGVGNKLKSCRQAGTSPLGGDCSVSEHPRWEPHDIHYGSDFFGFSGLPGGFRQGEFYNLGMSAGWLSTTISNNSYIWSRMLNYDQGSMTRDQGFNNNFGLSVRCIKE; encoded by the coding sequence ATGAAAAGAATAATTCTCTCTTTCATATTCACATTCACCGCCGGACTTCTTCTGGCCCAGGTGCCACAGGCATTCAAGTACCAGGCCGTGATCAGGGACAAAGCCGGACAGGTTCTGTCCAACCAGGAGGTCACACTGCAAATCACGATCCTGCAATCCCATATGAATGGCCCGGAGGTATACCGGGAAATCCATTCCGTTGCGACCAGTGAACTGGGATTGGTAAACGTTGAGGTCGGGCATGGCAAAGCGCTTACAGGCAGTTTACCCGCCATTGATTGGAGCACCGGCAGCCATTTTCTGCGTGTGGAGATGGATCAGGCAGGTGGAACTGACTTGGAACTAATGGGTATTTCACAACTATTGTCTGTCCCATACGCCCTGTACGCTGAAAAGTCAGGAAGCGGGACGCGGGACGCAGACCTGGATTGGGAAATCATCGGCAATGATGTGGTGACGGGTCATGGCGGCAGTTACCCAATTGGAAATGTTGGCATTGGCAATAACGCACCTGGCTCGCTGCTTTATGTGGCAAAGAACATGGGAGAGCCAATGATTACTATCCGTAACCTGGGAGGCGGTGGAGGTGCAACGTATTCAATGGTGGATGACCTGAGTGGAGCCAATTGGAAATTCAAGGCGACTACTTACGGTGGATTCAAGATCCGTGATCAGGCAAATTCACTGGATGTGCTTACGATGGAACCAAATAGCGCTGCAAACTCCTTATATATTAAAAGTGGAGGCAATGTCGGTATTGGAACTTCAAACCCTGATAATTCGGCGCTTGTGGAATTATCTTCGACATCGAGGGGATTTTTGCTCCCAAGGATTGCATTGACAGCCATCAGCTCGAAAGATCCAATAACAAATCCTGCTGTAGGTTTGCTCGTTTATAATACTGAAACTGCTGGTATTCCTCCAAACAATGTAATACCTGGTTATTATGGCTGGAATGGCTCGAAATGGATTTCAGTAGCTGCACCACCAGGGATTCAGACTGGTGAGATGTTATATTGGGATGGTGTTCAATGGATCAGTCTATCACCCGGGCCAGAAGGGAAAACCCTGACGATTTGTGATGGTGTTCCAATCTGGGGATCCTGTCCAAACATACCTTTGGTTTCCACTTCTGATGTTGCAAAAATATCCCTAAGTTCTGCATTAATCGGTGGAACTGCAGATATGGAGGGAGAGTTAGAGATAACAGAAAGGGGAGTATATTGGAGTGTTCAGACAAATCCGGAGATAACAGGTGTCAAGATAGCCATTGGAGAAGGAACAGGATCATTTTCGCACCATCTTACCGGTCTCGCACCCGGGACCTCTTACTATGTAAAAGCCTTCGCTATGAGCGATAGTGGAATATCTTTCGGTAGTAATAGGAAATTTACAACTCTGACTGACCTTGTTCTTGATAAGATTTCAGGCTACGTTCAAAAAGGACCATTTATCAATGGAACCTCCATTGTTATGTTCGAACTGGATCCTATTGATTTACATCAAACGGGTGAGTCATACACTACTCAAATCAAGAATAACAGAGGGTTATTTGAAATTGACAATTTACTTTTAAGTTCAAATTTTGTTGAGTTTTCGGCCAATGGTTACTATTACAATGAGGTAAACGGATCCATTTCCCCCTCTATGCTCAACCTTTTTACTATTTCTGACATCTCAGATCTTTCTCAGATCAATGTTAATATTTTGACTCATTTGGAAAAGAGCCGGATTGAATATTTGTTCGAGCATGACAGCAGTTTTATTATAGCGAAAAAACAAGCACAGCAAGAAATTCTGGCCATTTTTGGAATGGAAGATATCGAGATTGATGATTCTGAAACATTGGATATTTCTGTCGATGGTGAAGGGAATGCAATTTTGATAGCTATTTCGGTAATATTACAGGGCAACAGAACCGTTGGAGCGTTGACTGAATTGATGGCAAATATCATCACCGACATACGCCCTGACGGTATCCTGGATGATCAAGGCATATTGGCATCTCTCAGAAACTCCACCCTTGCCCTCGATTTGAATCAAATCCGTTATAATCTGGTCTCGAGGTATCAGTACTTAGGTGTAAGTGCTACTATCCCCGATTTTGAGACCTATGTGAATTTGTTTCTTGCAAGCACAGGCACAGAACCGAGCGCTGTGACATCTTCGGCCACAAATATAACGACTTCAACAGCATTGCTAAATGGCTTGGTTGACCCAGGAAGTGATTCTACTACTGTAATTTTTGAATATGGGAATACTCCCGAACTTGGACTATCAACAACTGCTGAACAGAATCCAGTGATAGGCAGCACACAAATTCCCGTTTTTGCGACAATAACCGGTCTCGATCCCGGTACGACCTATTATTTTCGAATTACCGCTGAAAACGGATATGGCTCGAGCATTGGGGAAATAAGCATTTTCAACACAACAATTACGAGCTTCAGCGGAACCGTTCAGGATTTTGACGGGAATATCTATCAAACGATCGGCATTGGTTACCAGGAATGGATGGCTGAAAATCTTAAGACTACGCATTATCAAAATGGTGTTGCGATTAATTCGACCTGGAACTCGCCCGAAGGATCTTATTGCTGGTACAATAATAATATTGACTACAAAAATGCCTACGGTGCACTTTACAACTGGTTTGCGGCCACGAATGAAAACGGACTCTGCCCTGAAGGATGGAGAGTGCCATTCGACAGCGACTGGTCACAACTCGTTTCATATCTCGTTGACAATTATAACATAACAAACAATAATAATGATCCGAACGGAGTCGGTAATAATCTAAAATCCTGTTTGCAAGCAGTCGGCTCACCAGTGGGGGAAGAATGCAATTCTTTGGAACACCCCCGATGGGAACCCAATGTAACCCATCATGGCAACGATAATTTCGGCTTTTCAGGCCTGCCTGGAGGTTATCGTACAGGTGAATTTAGTTATGTTGGCATGAGTGCTGGCTGGTTGTCCACTACTATTTCTAATAATAGTTATATATGGAGTCGCATGTTATATTATGATGATGGTAGCATAACCAGAGACCAGAATTTTAATAACACTTTCGGGCTGTCTGTCAGGTGCCTTAAAATTGATCAGGGAAGTGGTGGTACATCAGATATCAGTACAGAAGATGTATCAGTAATAACCAGCAATTCAGCTGAATCCGGTGGTGATATCACGAGTGACATTGGAATTAATGTTATTGCAAGAGGGGTGGTTTGGAGCACTGGACAGAATCCCACTATTTATCTTAATCAAGGAATAACGCAGGATGGATCTGGCTCAGGTACTTTTACATCATCCCTGACTGGACTTTCTCCATTTACTACTTATTACGTCCGGGCTTACGCTTCAGACACTTCAATCACTATGTACGGTAACCAGGTCAGTTTTACAACACTGCCTGAAATTGATTATGGGGCAGGAGTCACTGACGTGGATGGCAACTCCTATGTCACGGTCATCATTGGTGATCAGGAATGGATGGCAGAAAATCTGAAAACTACATTGTATCGCGATAGTACTCCCATCGGCACGACCTGGTATATAGACCAAGATGCCTACTGCTGGTATATGGACAATTCCAATTACAAGAATGCTTACGGGGGCTTGTATAACTGGTTTGCTGCGACCAATTCTCACGGACTTTGTCCTCAGGGATGGAGGGTGCCTTTCGATAGTGATTGGGAGCAACTTATTCATTATCTTATGGTTGAATATGGGTACACAAACGATGATGACGATGCTAATGGAGTTGGAAACAAACTGAAATCATGCAGGCAGGCAGGGACTTCACCCCTTGGTGGAGATTGCAGTGTATCTGAACATCCCCGCTGGGAACCCCATGACATCCATTACGGAAGCGATTTCTTCGGATTTTCAGGACTGCCTGGAGGTTTTCGGCAAGGTGAATTTTACAACCTTGGTATGAGTGCTGGCTGGTTGTCCACTACTATTTCTAATAATAGTTATATATGGAGCCGTATGTTGAATTATGACCAGGGAAGTATGACCAGGGACCAGGGATTTAATAACAATTTCGGGCTGTCAGTCAGATGCATAAAGGAGTGA